In Leptotrichia sp. oral taxon 221, the DNA window CAAAATAATAATTCCAGATTGAAGTTTTTCTTTTCCTCTATCTACGATTTCTTTTAATTCATTTACATCTTTATTTGCAAATGCAGCTTTTAATACTTTTACTCCATTTATTTCATCTACATTTTCAAGTAATTCATTGATTTCATATTTTACTAATTTAGTTTGTAATTGCTCATATTCTTTTACGATATTTTTAGCTTCTGCGATATATTTCTCTACAACATCAACCACATTTTTTCCATCAGTTTTCAACATTCCAGCAACTTTACTTAATTTTTCTTCAAGTTTATTAACATATTTCAAACTTGCATGTCCTGTTGTTGCTGTAATTCTACGAGTTCCTGAGGCGATTCCACTTTCAGATTCAATATTGAATAATCCGATTTCTCCAGTAGATTTAACGTGTGCACCTCCACAAAGCTCGATTGAATATCCGTCAATTTCAACGACACGAACTACATCTCCATATTTATCAGAGAAAAGTGCCATCGCTCCTCTTTTTTTCGCATCTTCAATATTTTCAAAATCAATTTTAACTTTCAAGTTAGACAAAATAATGTCATTTACAGATTTTTCGATTTTTTCAATCATTTCTGGCTCAATTGCTTCATAATGTGAAAAGTCAAATCTCAATTTTTCATCATCCACAAGCGAACCAGATTGCTCAACGTGAGTCCCTAAGTTTTCTCTTAAAACTTTATGTAAAATATGTGTTGCAGTATGGTTTCTTTGAATATCTTTTCTACGATCCGCATCAATTTTCATTTTTACTTCTGCACCAACTGCTGGAGCAATTCCTTTTACAATCTCTACTTGATGAATAAACACATCATGTTTTTTCACAACATTTACAACTTTTCCTTCAAATTCTCCAGAAGTAATAATTCCAGTATCAGCAACTTGTCCTCCTGATTCCGCATAAAATGGCGTTCTATCAAAAATTACTTCATACCCTGAAATTCCTTCACTTTTAGCAATATGCAAAATCTTTCCTTCATCTTCAAATTTTTCATATCCTGTAAATTCAGTTTTTCCGTGTTCTTCAAAGAATTTATCAATAAAGTCATCTTTTATCATATCTGAAACCGTAACTCTACTATTTTTTGATCTTTTTACTTGTTCTTCTAATTTTTGATTAAATTCTTCTTCAGAAACTTCATACCCTTGGTTTTCCAAAATTAATTCTGTCAATTCAAATGGAAGTCCAAATGTATCATATAATTTAAACGAAGCATCTGCTGAAAGTTTTTTAATTCCTTCTTTATCCATTTTTTCAATTTCTTCAGTTAGCATTTCAATTCCATTTTTCAATGTCAACGCAAATCTTTCTTGCTCAAGTTTTAAAACTTTTTCAATGTATTCTTGTTTTTCAACTAATTCTGGATATGCCTCTTTCATATTTTCCACAACATAAGGTACTAATTTATACAAGAACAAATCATCTTTCGTAATGTCCAATTTTTGTTTTGCAACGATTCCCGCACCAAATGCTCTTCTTATAATCTTTCTTAAAATATATCCACGACCTTCATTTGATGGCAAAACTCCATCCGCTATCAAAAATACTGACGCTCTAATATGATCCGCAATAACTTTTACAGTAATTTCAAATTCTTCTTTTTTAATATCTAAAACTTTTTCAATGCCTTTTATTATCGGCATAAATATATCAGTTTCAAAGTTATTATCTTTTTTTTGCACAACTGAAGCTATTCTTTCAAGTC includes these proteins:
- the alaS gene encoding alanine--tRNA ligase → MTGNEIRKSFVDFFKSKEHKHFESASLIPDDKSLLLTVAGMVPFKPFFLGEKEAPFPRITTYQKCIRTNDLENVGRTPRHHTFFEMLGNFSFGDYFKKEAIEWSWEYITKVLKLDPERLYVSVYKTDDEAYEIWNKEIGVPEDRIVRLGEEDNWWAAGPVGSCGPCSEIYYDTQNMGKNNEEINCKPGDEGDRFLEIWNLVFTEWNRLEDGSLVPLPEKNIDTGAGLERIASVVQKKDNNFETDIFMPIIKGIEKVLDIKKEEFEITVKVIADHIRASVFLIADGVLPSNEGRGYILRKIIRRAFGAGIVAKQKLDITKDDLFLYKLVPYVVENMKEAYPELVEKQEYIEKVLKLEQERFALTLKNGIEMLTEEIEKMDKEGIKKLSADASFKLYDTFGLPFELTELILENQGYEVSEEEFNQKLEEQVKRSKNSRVTVSDMIKDDFIDKFFEEHGKTEFTGYEKFEDEGKILHIAKSEGISGYEVIFDRTPFYAESGGQVADTGIITSGEFEGKVVNVVKKHDVFIHQVEIVKGIAPAVGAEVKMKIDADRRKDIQRNHTATHILHKVLRENLGTHVEQSGSLVDDEKLRFDFSHYEAIEPEMIEKIEKSVNDIILSNLKVKIDFENIEDAKKRGAMALFSDKYGDVVRVVEIDGYSIELCGGAHVKSTGEIGLFNIESESGIASGTRRITATTGHASLKYVNKLEEKLSKVAGMLKTDGKNVVDVVEKYIAEAKNIVKEYEQLQTKLVKYEINELLENVDEINGVKVLKAAFANKDVNELKEIVDRGKEKLQSGIIILGTNNGGKAIFVVGVTKDLISKVKAGEIVKVAAQVAGGNGGGRPDFAQAGGKDGNAVKEAVDKAFEFVNEKL